GTgcaacgtgtacataccccgccattCAAGCTATCGGTGCAGCCGTTGCACAGCCGACGTTATTGAGAAGTCTTCTTCCGTGCGGGGCTTCCTCAAGCAATGAAAAGCTTGCCACGCGCTACCGAATTGAGCGCTTTGTGGACGAAAAAATACAATTGACGAAGCCCACCAGGTGCAGTCAGCACTACGTTGACAAGACCGCTGGAAGCTATCGCGTTCGAAGAATATGTGACTTCATTATTCGCTCCGCTTGGACTGCCTTTCCGAGTTTTTCTTACTGAAACGATATGGAAAGAGGATGCGTCGAGAATATCTTGTGACGTCTTCTGccggtgccaccaccatgttttcatgtcataattttcttttCATACGAACGCAttggtaaagaaaagaaaggcgtTAAACTATGCGTTAAACCACGCAAGCCTTGAGACGGTGGAATTCGCcgattctgaagactaatctATTTGCTTATACAGAACAGGAAGTCGGTCTTCTGAGCCTTGATTCATTACGTATGGAATCGTACAGCGCAGAATACAGGACGAAATGCAAAGAAGAAGGCACGGACAGTGATGTCCACATATGCGTCCTGGTATATCATCCTGCATTCTGTGCTCTACAATTCCATACGTTATGGTTGCTTTTAGGACTCTTCTAGGCTTTCAATAGGGGATAAAAGTTGTTTCTAAGTTGCGTCTAGGTCATTGATACGCGTTATTTAGGGGTTTCTACATTTTTTCTACGTTGATTCTCAGCACAGAGAGGCTCGAGTTCAAACACACAGTCAGACAGGACCTGAATGTCCAAACTCCAGAATCAGAAACTTCCACTGAAACCCAGCGTTCTCACCTCTCATACAGCCCATAACATGGATATCTATTCAGAGACGCACATGAGCTGAAATCAAGATTTCATACCTCTCATAGATCTACGGGCTCATCGTCGTTAGGGTGGGCGTTCCATCACTTCGGGGTTTTTCTCGCAGCCGCCATTGTCTTACATATTTCAGATAGTgacgatgatgacaatgatgatgacaatgatgatgatgatgatgatgatagcctcTCATAGATCTACGGCCTCATCGTCGTGAGGGTGGGCGTTCCATCACTTCGGGGTTTTTTTCGCAGCCGCCATTGCCTTACATATTTCAGAGAGTgacgatgatgacaatgatgatgaggatgattatgattatgatgatgatagcctCTCATAGATCTACGGCCTCATCGTTGTTAGGGTGGGCGTTCCATCACTTCGGAGTTTTTTCGCAGCCGCCATTGCCTTACATATTTCAGATAGTgacgatgatgacaatgatgatgaggatgatgatgatgatgatgatagcctcTCATAGATCTACGGCCTCATCGTTGTTAGGGTGGGCGTTCCATCACTTCGGGGTTTTTTCGCAGCCGCCATTGCCTTACATATTTCagattgtgatgatgatgacaatgatgatgacaatgatgatgatgatagcctcTCATAGATATACGGCCTCATCGTCGTTAGGGTGGGCGTTCCATCACTTCGGGGTTTTTTCGCAGCCGCCATTGCCTTACATATTTCagattgtgatgatgatgacaatgatgatgaggatgatgatgatgatgatgatagcctcTCATAGATCTACGGCCTCATCATTGTTAAGGTGGGCGTTCCATCACTTCGGGGTTTTTTCGCAGCCGCCATTGCCTTACATATTTCAGATAGTgacgatgatgacaatgatgatgatgatgatgatgatgatgatgatgatgagactcTCATATATATACGGCCTCATCGTCTTTAGGTGGGCGTTCCATCACTTCGGGGTTTTTTCGCAGCCGCCATTGCCTGACATATTTCAGATAGTgacgatgatgacaatgatgatgacaatgatgatgatgatgatgatagcctcTTATAGATCTACGGCCTCATCGTCGTTAGGGTAAGCATTCCATCACTTCGGGGTTTTTTCGCAGCCGCCATTGCCTTACATATTTCAGATAGTgacgatgatgacaatgatgatgacgatgatgatgatgacgatgatgatgatgatgatgatagcctcTCATAGATCTACGGCCTCATCGTCGTTAGGGTGGGCGTTCCATCACTTCGGGGTTTTTTCGCAGCCGCCATTGCCTTACATATTTCAGATAGTGACGATGATGccaatgatgatgacaatgatgatgatagccTCTCATAGATCTATGGCCTCATCGTCGTTAGGTTGGGCGTTCCATCATTTCGGGGTTTTTTTGCAGCCGCCATTGCCTTACATATTTCAGATAGTgacgatgatgacaatgatgatgatgatgacgatgatgatgatgatagcctcTCATAGATCTACGGCCTCATCGACGTTAGGGTGGGCGTTCCATCACATTGGGGCTTTTTCGCAGCCGTCATTGCCTTACCCATTCtcgatagtgatgatgatgatgacaatgatgatgatgatagcctaAATGCATGGCTGACACCCAGTTCGGGGCATTGGCCAAGAAATTAATAATTAGTATTGCACTATCTGTTGCCTTGATTCTTTTATTGTGGACCTGTAGTGCGTAGCAGGACTTACACGTTTATGATGGTCATAGTTTCCCGCAGCCAccgttgcctttcccgttccTTGGTGTTGGGCTAACTATAGAACTAGGGTACGTACCCGATTTCTGTGGAACATGTTCATGTGTTAGTCATGGTACAGCACACATATTACACGTAGACGCTCTGTTCTTACAAAGCGTCTACGCTCTGTAAGAACAGCATGCTGCGTCTTATTCACTTTCAATTGCGTAACATAAGGATCGTCATGTATTCTACTGTTAGCATCTCCTCTAGTTATTTAAGGAGGTGCATGACCCGTTAGTTGAATGCACACTCATCGGAAATGGTATTAATGTTTTCTGAAACAGTATTTCTTTTCTAAAAAAATATGTAGACTTCTGTCGCCACTAACTTGCGATTGATGTGTATATGCTAAGTACTAGGTTGTTTCATTTCTAATCAATCTCATACACCCACaagcctcacatgaagaaagtgAAGAAGACAAAGTTGTTGCAGTTGCAAGTATGTCGGCTCGCACGAAGGATCTGGAACGTCCGTTACGAGGAATTAGGATTAGGGGAAGGCCGATACCAGCCTTGGCCAACGTCAAACGGAGTTCGTTTGCGTCGGATGGAACGTACATAGTTTCTGAAAAGTGCGGACCTTTTAGGGACTTGTCGTCGCATCCGCGGAAGAGAGATCGCCCTAGCAACATCCTCACGGAAGGCTCCGCTCCGCTCACCAATAAGTTGCTTTCGATCACCGATAAGTCGATCTGCCGCAAGGGCCAGGACTCCCCTGAAAACGACACGCCAGTGGTGACTCCAGGTGCCGCGACACGGATCAAAGACATCACTCAGGGACAAAAGCGGATGCAAGACGATGCCGAAGAAATTTCGCAAGAAAGTCAGACGTCTTCGGCGCGAAGCATTTCGAGTGTTACGTCGTCGTCTCAAGATAGCCGCCCGGCGTCGCCTCTCGCTGCAAATGCACTTGAGAAGACTGAGTCTATACAGTGCAAACATTCTGCAAGGATAACGTCGAAGCAGTATTCGTCGACCGCAGTGAGTACGGCAGCTTTTTCAACATGCTCTGAGACAGGAGAGACTTCGATGACGACTGCAGTGGATGAGAAAAATACTCCGGCGCAGAGACTGAACAGTCCGCTACTTCTAACTGATGTGAGGCGACCGTTATCGATTAGGGAAAGCGTTGAAACGAACGTCAGAGAGCCTGAGGGATGGTATAGGGCGATGTCAGCTTTACAATCTAAGAAACAGCCTTTGCAAGCGTCAGCAGCCTTGAAAATGAAGATGGGTACGAGGTATGTTGACGACTCTCCGGGAAACAGTGTGGCTGAGCTAACGGCCCCGAAATCAACACGTAGCAATGACCTGGATGTTTCTGTGAAGGTATTGAAGAAGCGTGCTCCGAAAAAGAAATACGAGGTCAGCCAGGGGAAGGTGTCTATTGCAGCTGCTACGGGAACGAACGACGTGGCGACAACAGCTCGTCGACAGTTAAAGGAACATTGTTCTTTGACTCCCAGTTTTCGCATTTCATATCTCACGGAAGAAGTACCCCTGGAAAGACGTAGTGAGGTGTCTACATTGTCTTTGGATAGCCTGGTCGAAGAGTGGCAAGAGGTGAATGTCCACgagaaagggaaagaaaaggTTTATGCCACCGATCGCGGTGACGCTTTCGATGCTGCGGAAACTTTGAAGCGGAACGAAGAGCCAACAAACTCGTGGGGCAAGCCAGAGACTGTAATGCGTAGCAGCTACAGGAGCAAAACTTGGAAATATTCCGAAGCCGAAGCACTTGGACCTGAAGATTCAAACAATACTCGGACGGAAGACGCAGATTACGATTCCGTAAGAGTGCGAAAGGAAATAATACAATATAAAGAATGCCTTTTATATCCCCTCTCCGTTTGTCTCCTAATGGGCTTTATCATGGTAGGAACATTCCTCTTGCTACCGATTGACCCATCGCACAGACTTGAAATCAAGAGTATGACTACTGCTGTCTGCGTTTCTCCGAGCTGCCTACAAGATGCTTCGTACttgaacacgctgctttcgtggGACCGTGTGGACCCTTGCGTCGACTTTTACGCTTTCGTGTGTGACCGTTGGACGAGCCAGTACACCACGTCAAAGCACACAAGTTTTCCAGAAACTTTCGACGATGACTATGCCGCACTTCTTGAGAACAGAATATACTCAATGATCATAAATAAGTCTCTTGAGTCGCACAGTCTTCGACCGATCCGGCAACTCTATGAGAAATGCTTGAGCATCGCACGGACCGATGAGGAAGGGTGGGATCCCATCTTGGAGTTGATGTTCGACATGTCGCTCGAAGGATTCCCTCTGACACCGCCCATTCGAAGCAGCAAGTCAGTATGGGAGATGGCCGCCAAATTTCTGCGAAAGACGGGATCCAGTGCAATCTTTGGTGTTGGCGTGGCTGCTCATTCATTGAAGGGCATGAGCCGAGACTTCCTCTCAGTGGAACTTCCAGAAATACTGATGCGCAGCGATGATATCGACATTAATGATGCTACCCAGCTGTACACCGAAGCAATGTTCTGCGCGCTGAAAGCTCTCAAAAAGGAATACTTGCCACCTGTCCACGCTCTCAGTGTCGTCAAGTTTGCGTCCAACTTAGAAAAGCTTGTTCATCGGGTCGGTCTGACAGGAGCAGGAAGACCTGTGGTTGAAGTATTAGACGCATCGTCGGAGCTGTTAATTTTTTTCACCGAACTACTTCAAGGAGCCGAAAACGTTCCTTTCAGTGTTACGGGCTCTGAGGTTGTTCTGCAGTATCCCTCTGCAGTAAGAGACACTATCAGCCTTGTGCACGAAACTGAAGTCCATACGGTCATGAATTACCTCGGTATTAGGCTCATAGCAGAGATGTCGCCTTTCCTGCCCCGTACTGAAATGGTCGACTTCCAGAGCACTCTTCTATACGGCAAGCGTAAGGTTGACGTACCCCGCCCACAGCTTTGCGTCCGTATGATAGAGAAGGCCATGTCCCCTTTGATTGTAGTTTCCGTAATTTCAGAACTTACGGTGGATGGATCTCCAACATTCTTCCCGGGCATTACTGGAGAACTGTTCAAGGGTATCATGCAGCAAATAAATGCCTCGTCGTACTTCGACACTTACTCCAACGATGCCATTCGAAGATTGATGTCCAGGATTGAACTCCGCGTCCTTCGTCCAAACTGGCTGACAGAACCTGTTCTTCTGGAACAATACGTCAATGGGTTTTCTTCAGCGGCCAACCAAAGTGGTTTTCAGTATTACATAGAAAGCCACGAGCACACTTTCATGTCATCTCTTGGACGCAGTTCCCTGCAACGTTGGATGCGTCCCGTGTTCACTACGAACTGCTGGGTCGAGCTCGCACCACCGGCAATATACGTTCCATTGCTGGCCTTCGACATTACCCACAGCTACGGCGTAGGCGTTGACGAGCATCAGCTATCGCGGCTGAGTCGCCACCTTGCGGAATGCGTTCTCCATTTCATATTTGATTATACTTCGGCTATGACAAACGACCATCAACGCTGGTTGTCCGAGCAGTCCGAGAAGCGGTTGCTTGGTGCAGAGATCTGTATGAACGCTTCCGCAGGCCAACCTCTGTTTAGGAGAGTGAGTGACGTTTTGGCCGTGCACTACGCTTACACACTTTTCTGCGAGAGAAGCAAGGGCAAAGAAGCTCAAGTAGTGCGTCTTTCTGTTAACCGGGTCCTCTCATGGCGTCAGTTGTTCTTCGTGAAGCTCATGCTGGAAGCTTGCGAAACGTCCGCGCATTTAGGAAGAACCCGCTCGAAAGTTGGAGAAAAATGGACCATGGCTCTACGCAATTCCGACGACTTCGCGGCCGCCTACGATTGTCGCCTGGGATCCCCGATGAACGCTCGTAAGAAGTGCGTGCTATAGACTTAAGGAACGCCTTCAAATCGATTTCATTGCTAATAAAGTATTCTTCCACACAGCTCGATTCAATTTTCGTTACATTCTTTTCGGAAATGATGTTTCGCATTGTTATGTACCTTAGAGGCTAACTGCAACGTAATTAAACTTGGCGAAATGGGCTTGAAGAACTTGTGCCTCTTAGCAAGTGCAGCGCAACAGACAGAAACACG
Above is a window of Rhipicephalus microplus isolate Deutch F79 chromosome 1, USDA_Rmic, whole genome shotgun sequence DNA encoding:
- the LOC142767385 gene encoding endothelin-converting enzyme 2-like, which produces MVGTFLLLPIDPSHRLEIKSMTTAVCVSPSCLQDASYLNTLLSWDRVDPCVDFYAFVCDRWTSQYTTSKHTSFPETFDDDYAALLENRIYSMIINKSLESHSLRPIRQLYEKCLSIARTDEEGWDPILELMFDMSLEGFPLTPPIRSSKSVWEMAAKFLRKTGSSAIFGVGVAAHSLKGMSRDFLSVELPEILMRSDDIDINDATQLYTEAMFCALKALKKEYLPPVHALSVVKFASNLEKLVHRVGLTGAGRPVVEVLDASSELLIFFTELLQGAENVPFSVTGSEVVLQYPSAVRDTISLVHETEVHTVMNYLGIRLIAEMSPFLPRTEMVDFQSTLLYGKRKVDVPRPQLCVRMIEKAMSPLIVVSVISELTVDGSPTFFPGITGELFKGIMQQINASSYFDTYSNDAIRRLMSRIELRVLRPNWLTEPVLLEQYVNGFSSAANQSGFQYYIESHEHTFMSSLGRSSLQRWMRPVFTTNCWVELAPPAIYVPLLAFDITHSYGVGVDEHQLSRLSRHLAECVLHFIFDYTSAMTNDHQRWLSEQSEKRLLGAEICMNASAGQPLFRRVSDVLAVHYAYTLFCERSKGKEAQVVRLSVNRVLSWRQLFFVKLMLEACETSAHLGRTRSKVGEKWTMALRNSDDFAAAYDCRLGSPMNARKKCVL